AACATAAAAATAACCAGTATGCTTATCATTTGGCTTGAAGCAATGCGGTTATTATTCAACCTATCACCGCTTTCATTTTATTCTAAAAATAAACTTGATTGCTTCTACCAAGTACATATTAAGATGTCTTGGAATAATATCAAAAATTATTAGTGCAATTAAAACGAACGTGGAAATATAAACCAGGAATACAAACCACAGGGGTTTCCACTTTTGACTCTTTATTTGAGGCACAACATCAAAGGTGAAAAGGATAGCATAAAGCACAATGCATACTGCAAACTCCTGCATTTAGTCCCCCACTTTTTTTGCTCTTGAGTGTAGCTGAATTGGTGATGTTAATCTTGGCATTAATATCGTATTTAACAGTCTTAAATTTCTCATCCCAATTGGCTTTTAACTCATCCCAAGCACTTTTATATCTATATTTGACAAGCAGTCCGAATCCGAAAATATCAGAGCCGTATTGCTCCTGAACTGTCTTTATTATCCGGCTGCAGTGATTTTTTATTGTTTCTTCCCCCAGCTTCTGGACTTTTGCAATTCCATCTTCGGAGCAATAATCCTTGTTGGTTTCATTTTCAGCGAGAGCGGCTTTGGCGGTGACATTAATCTCCATTTTTATTTCCCCGTTTGAAATGACGGGCTTTATCCAGGTTTTGCTCGAATAGAGTTCAAGCGTTATACTATTGCCGTTTATCTTTTTGTCCAGCACAAGCGGCCCGGCTTTTGCTTCATCTTTAATAATATAGATGTATTGTGTCTCATCATTGTCGACATAGCCGACCAGCTTGTCCTTTTTAAATATTGCAGTTCCGCCGATTTGAGTAGTTTCTGGGTTTGCGGCTGACCTTTTTACAATCGGGACGGTAAGGGAAATGCCATCGCTCTTTATAATATTGTTTACTTCGAAAAGCCTTATAGGTACATTTTTTGAAAGGTATTTCTGGTCGGCTTCAATCATGGTTTCGATCTCATAGCCGACTATCGTGTTGGCTACTGGTTTGGTTTTAAACAGTTCCTTAGCCGTCTGCTCTTTTGCAACAAAGATCCTGATGTTTCGGCGTATTTCCGCATCTCGGCTGAAAAAATCAACAATGGGCGAGATGCCCTCTTTCGCCAATTCTGAACTTATTACGATTACCTTGCAGTCGCTGAAGTACAGCCTTTTTCCGCATTCTTTGGTGGCATTTCTTATTGCTTCAAAGATTGTCCTTCCGTCTGTTTCAATAGTTGTTGTCGCGGGGTTGGCGCTCTCGCTTCCGCTGCTGGTGCCTCCGCCAGTCATATCGACAAGGTCAAAGGTCAGGTGATATTTCTGCCTCTCACTTTTGTCGATACCGACTCCGGCCACGATTGACAGAGATTCGACTTCGCGATAGTTCCAGCACCCGGTTGTGAATATCGTTGAAATCGTAAGAAGAAATATAACAATCACTTTCAGCTTTTTCATTTTATTTTCCCAACTGATTCTCTTTTGATATTAGAAGTAAGCCCCTGAGGACGGTTTTTCATATGCCACCACGGCGCCCTCATAAAAGTATCCTTGTTATTTTGCGGCCCTAAGCGCATGCCGTCCAATATCGGTACGCCGAAAGAATTCAAATTATACAGATGAATCAGCAGTCCCAGCATGGCGAATAAGAATCCATAAAGGCCGGCAATTGACACAACGACGAGCAGGCCGAACCTGACAATAATGTCTAAGCCCTTTATGCGTGGCACCATGATACCTGTAAGGCCAGTTATCGCTACAACAATGATAATCGGCGCGCTGACAATTTTAGCCTCGACAGCCGCCTGGCCGAGGACAAGCACGCCGACAATACTGAGCGTCTGACCGATTGACTGCGGCATCCTTGCTCCGGCTTCCCGCAATATTTCAAATACCACAAGCAGCAACAGCGTTTCAAACACTGTCGGGAAAGGCACGCCCTGCCGCGCAGCCGAGATACTCAGCAGTAGCTTCGTCGGCAGGAATTCTTGGTGGAACGTGGTTACAGCCACATATATAGCCGGCGTCATAATAGATATGAAAAAAGCAGATATTCTTATAAACCTGCCGATTGAGGAGAAATAGTAGTTGATATAGTAATCCTCGTCACTTTGGAAGTTTTCTATAAAAAGGCAGGGACAGGTCAATACCATCGGCGTCCCGTCGACAAACATGGCAATCCGCCCTTCAAGCAGTTTTGCCGCGACGACATCAGGTTTTTCAGTGCTGCCGATGGTTTTCACCGGCGAATACGGTGCGTCCGATATCATCTCGGAGATATAGTTGGCGTCAAGTACGCCGTCTATTTCAAAGCTGTTCAGCCGTCGGTTGAGTTCATCCAGCACATTTTTATTGACAAGAGATTCAAGGTAACATATACATACTTTTGTTTTGGTCCTCGTCCCGAGGGTTAAGAAATTAAATTTTAAGTCGGGGGTTTTAATGCGGCGCCGTACCATCGAAATATTCATCATTATCGACTCGACAAAACCTTCCCGCGGGCCGCGCAGGACCTTTTCCGATTTCGGTTCCACAATTGACCGCGTTTTCCAGCCTTTCGTCTCGAGGATAAGGGCCTCGTTCTCGCCGTCGGCAATCAGAATTGTGCTGCCGTATAATAAGCTTTCGAGTATTTCTTCCATATTGTTGGTTCTATTGACGCTTCCTGAGGTGACTACGCTTTTTGCCGTTTTGTCGAGGATGCCGTTAGGCATGAAGTCATATGCGTATTCTTCAACGGGCTTTATCATGTCCTGATTTATAATTTTGTTGTCAACCATGCCGTCGATATAAAGAAAGCACATTCTTATTTTAGGATTACGGCGGTTTTCTACATATCTTATTATCAATGTTTCGTCGTCTTTAAAAATTGAATTGAACAGGTTTATATTTTCATCAAGGGATGTTTTAAGTACGTTGTCGGTATTGCTCATTTTCTCACCTCCGAAAATAATCCTTAGAATATTGTTCCGCAGCATGGCTGTTTTATAATATTTCTGATATAATTATTTGAAACAGACAATCTTGAAATTAAGCAGAAGGTGAAAATATGCCCAGATGCCCTTCATGTTCGGCCAAAGTAAAGAAAGATGACGCTGTATGCCCTGCATGCGGCGCGGTGCTAAACAAAGAAACCGGAACTGGGGACAAGGAAGCGTTCCTTATTTCCGTAAACCGTGATTTTGAATCAAAAATAGTTGAGGGCTGCCTTCGAAGCGCCGGTATTCCTTTTATGATTAAAACCCACGGTGGTCCTGAGGGTTTTGTAAGGTACGATACAGATTATGAAAGCCTCGGCGCAGATTTTTATGTCCCGTCAAAGCTGCTCGAAAAGGCAAAGCAGGCTTTGCCTCCCGATTTGGCCATACAGGCGGGCGCTTCCGGTGAAAGCGTGGAAAATACGGATGAAGATGTTCCTCATCCAATCAGCGAAGAGGTTCAAAAACCTGAAGACCCGAAAAAAACATTTATAGCTGTTATATTGTTTTTAATTCTGGCTGCCCTTGTTGTAGCTGGGGTCGATACTGTAATGAATCTGATAAGGGCTGCGCTAGGCTATGACTAAGAACAGCCGAGAGGCGGGATTTATTAACAGAAACCGTCCCAAAAGCGCCTTCCCCGTGAGGCCTATACTATTCGTCTTTTTTGTCCTGCTGGTGCCGGCGGCTTATGCTCTGAAATATTTTTCAACATTTCACCCGGAAAAGGTTGAAAACTATTACAGTCTGGGCGTTTACAGAACAATCTCTTCCGCCG
This DNA window, taken from [Clostridium] cellulosi, encodes the following:
- a CDS encoding hypothetical protein (Family membership); translation: MPRCPSCSAKVKKDDAVCPACGAVLNKETGTGDKEAFLISVNRDFESKIVEGCLRSAGIPFMIKTHGGPEGFVRYDTDYESLGADFYVPSKLLEKAKQALPPDLAIQAGASGESVENTDEDVPHPISEEVQKPEDPKKTFIAVILFLILAALVVAGVDTVMNLIRAALGYD
- a CDS encoding hypothetical protein (Family membership) — encoded protein: MKKLKVIVIFLLTISTIFTTGCWNYREVESLSIVAGVGIDKSERQKYHLTFDLVDMTGGGTSSGSESANPATTTIETDGRTIFEAIRNATKECGKRLYFSDCKVIVISSELAKEGISPIVDFFSRDAEIRRNIRIFVAKEQTAKELFKTKPVANTIVGYEIETMIEADQKYLSKNVPIRLFEVNNIIKSDGISLTVPIVKRSAANPETTQIGGTAIFKKDKLVGYVDNDETQYIYIIKDEAKAGPLVLDKKINGNSITLELYSSKTWIKPVISNGEIKMEINVTAKAALAENETNKDYCSEDGIAKVQKLGEETIKNHCSRIIKTVQEQYGSDIFGFGLLVKYRYKSAWDELKANWDEKFKTVKYDINAKINITNSATLKSKKSGGLNAGVCSMHCALCYPFHL
- a CDS encoding spore germination protein, GerA family (High confidence in function and specificity) encodes the protein MSNTDNVLKTSLDENINLFNSIFKDDETLIIRYVENRRNPKIRMCFLYIDGMVDNKIINQDMIKPVEEYAYDFMPNGILDKTAKSVVTSGSVNRTNNMEEILESLLYGSTILIADGENEALILETKGWKTRSIVEPKSEKVLRGPREGFVESIMMNISMVRRRIKTPDLKFNFLTLGTRTKTKVCICYLESLVNKNVLDELNRRLNSFEIDGVLDANYISEMISDAPYSPVKTIGSTEKPDVVAAKLLEGRIAMFVDGTPMVLTCPCLFIENFQSDEDYYINYYFSSIGRFIRISAFFISIMTPAIYVAVTTFHQEFLPTKLLLSISAARQGVPFPTVFETLLLLVVFEILREAGARMPQSIGQTLSIVGVLVLGQAAVEAKIVSAPIIIVVAITGLTGIMVPRIKGLDIIVRFGLLVVVSIAGLYGFLFAMLGLLIHLYNLNSFGVPILDGMRLGPQNNKDTFMRAPWWHMKNRPQGLTSNIKRESVGKIK
- a CDS encoding putative membrane protein (Hypothetical protein): MQEFAVCIVLYAILFTFDVVPQIKSQKWKPLWFVFLVYISTFVLIALIIFDIIPRHLNMYLVEAIKFIFRIK